From the uncultured Methanomethylovorans sp. genome, the window GTAAATCTCAGGTATTAATCTTACCACTCACTTTGCTTCCGGATTATCTTCCCATAGACCAAAAGTATTATTTTCTGTATCCAGACACACTGCAAGGTAACCCATCCCTGGCACAGCCATCTTGGGAACAATGTTCTTTCCTCCCAATGCCTCCACTTTTATGATATATTCGTCAACAGAAGATACACCTACATAAGTTGTTATCTTCTGATCACCCTGCCTTTTTCCAATGCCACCACCCGGACCATCAGCACCATCCAGTCCCTTGGTATGCACCATATAATATTC encodes:
- a CDS encoding VOC family protein, whose protein sequence is MPTIVHLDIPADDPERASKFYSKLFDWNIELNNEFEYYMVHTKGLDGADGPGGGIGKRQGDQKITTYVGVSSVDEYIIKVEALGGKNIVPKMAVPGMGYLAVCLDTENNTFGLWEDNPEAK